A window of Nicotiana tabacum cultivar K326 chromosome 24, ASM71507v2, whole genome shotgun sequence contains these coding sequences:
- the LOC107801424 gene encoding putative disease resistance protein RGA4, whose translation MTDPVIGATVQVFLEKLLSLTIEEVKSLRNCKKDLKMLKKTVTMIQAFIHDAERRQVEDQSVEEWLKMLEKVAEDAENVFDEFRYESLKAEVMKIPNKPMKHVRNFVSNTVLKFKMSRKINNVNEELSAINKLAKDLGLQTPRGPSRQILPVRETDSVVVASEVVGRDKDVAEIKEKMLNMSEDVVLCTIPIVGMGGSGKTTVAKIIFNDEQIKQHFEKRVWLCLPEMLETKSFLELMLESLTERKLEVRSRDIIVKKLQDELGGKKYLLVLDDLWHVDPTLWHEFEDTLRGINTFRGNCILVTTRRDQVASSVAADPHKLKNLTNDHCWSIFKQRAFVDGMVPEELVSMGNRIVEMCKGLPLAASVLGGLLRNKEKHEWQAILEGNPLVAGEDDSGESSLKKILKLSYFYLPSPHLKKCFAYFAMFPKDFEFEKDQLIQFWMAEGYLHPCQKTTVMEDVGNKFFELLLENSLLQDVKLDEHNNITHCKMHDLVHDLAEDILKSKLFDGGDNLSQVRYFGWNSPRDQIEKINEPGRLCTLFWKSSDMSEDMLLSFQFLRVLNLSQSGIKELSASIGKLIYLRYLDLSRTSIDALPNSICKLYNLQTLRVNYCNGLKGFPDEMEHMISLRHIYYDSHCQILNMGKLTCLQTLQHFNVGVEKGRRIEELGHLKNLRDKLTIKGLQLVRNKEEAGRAYLQKKPNIYKLAYLWSHREPEGCENNDEYVLDGLQPHPNLKTFEVRSYLGSRFPSWFNEEFLPNLVKLKLSDCKKCKEIPSLGQLKFLRHLELAEFDQLECIGPTFYGVEVNNNGSSSNNANIQVFPLLKELVLYYMHSLIEWKGVELMPTRDGGRDGVRVRMFPALEKLSISNCQRLKSTPNQFEILRELSIHGVDSEMPLLNLCSNLTSLVKLAVGDVKELTCLPDEMLHNNSFSLQHLSVSSCEKFRELPQSLYNLHSLKSLEIGECTNFSSVPVPSGENHLTSLQSLIFYSCDRLTSLPSGMLEHCRSLEFLRVNDCGDLVSLPLREMPLLSYFNILECPKLNSVSAGGLHHLTRLRKLVIGPCSDFEAFQLMFNGIQRLSSLRTLTVYGRVNWVSLPYQLMQLSALTRMVIFNFGIESLPQNLDNLTSLESLAFHSCERLQHVDFSGVMPKLRGLEIINCPLLEALSGRLVNLVSLEALYLSDCKKLQHLPSGDDMQRLTKLRRLEIYACPQLQESCTNRSGPNSQWSKISHIPEIYMG comes from the coding sequence ATGACGGATCCTGTAATTGGTGCTACTGTTCAAGTTTTTCTTGAGAAGCTGCTTTCTCTCACTATTGAGGAAGTCAAAAGTTTAAGGAACTGCAAGAAAGATCTCAAAATGCTGAAAAAAACTGTAACGATGATACAAGCTTTCATTCATGATGCTGAAAGAAGACAAGTTGAGGATCAGTCTGTGGAAGAATGGCTCAAGATGCTTGAGAAAGTTGCTGAAGATGCTGAAAATGTGTTTGACGAATTCAGATATGAATCTCTCAAAGCAGAAGTTATGAAGATCCCGAACAAACCGATGAAACATGTCCGTAACTTCGTTTCTAATACAGTTTTAAAGTTTAAAATGTCTCGAAAAATCAACAACGTCAATGAAGAGTTGAGTGCTATCAATAAGTTAGCCAAAGACCTCGGTCTCCAAACCCCAAGAGGTCCTTCCCGGCAAATATTACCAGTTCGAGAAACAGATTCTGTGGTAGTTGCTTCTGAAGTTGTTGGTAGAGACAAGGATGTTGCTGAAATAAAGGAGAAGATGTTGAACATGAGTGAGGATGTTGTTCTGTGCACCATTCCCATAGTTGGTATGGGAGGCTCAGGGAAAACAACTGTCGCTAAGATAATTTTCAATGATGAACAGATCAAGCAACATTTTGAAAAGAGAGTTTGGTTGTGTCTACCTGAAATGTTAGAAACTAAGAGCTTTCTTGAATTGATGCTCGAATCATTGACAGAAAGGAAACTTGAGGTCCGAAGCAGGGATATAATAGTCAAGAAGCTACAAGATGAATTGGGAGGGAAGAAGTATTTGCTTGTCCTGGATGATTTGTGGCATGTCGACCCTACATTGTGGCATGAGTTTGAGGACACTCTGAGAGGAATAAATACATTCAGAGGAAACTGCATTCTTGTGACTACTCGTAGGGATCAGGTGGCATCCTCAGTAGCAGCAGATCCTCATAAGTTGAAAAATTTAACAAATGATCATTGTTGGTCCATTTTTAAACAAAGAGCATTTGTTGATGGGATGGTTCCTGAGGAATTAGTGAGCATGGGCAACAGGATTGTTGAAATGTGTAAAGGTCTACCATTGGCAGCAAGTGTGTTGGGAGGCCTCTTACGCAACAAAGAAAAACATGAATGGCAGGCAATTCTTGAGGGCAATCCCCTTGTTGCAGGTGAAGATGATAGTGGGGAAAGTAGCTTGAAGAAAATACTAAAACTCAGCTATTTTTATCTACCATCTCCGCATCTGAAAAAGTGTTTTGCCTACTTTGCAATGTTTCCAAAAGATTTTGAGTTTGAAAAGGACCAACTAATCCAATTCTGGATGGCAGAAGGATATCTTCATCCATGTCAAAAGACCACTGTGATGGAAGACGTTGGTAACAAGTTTTTTGAACTTTTGTTGGAAAATTCCTTGCTGCAAGATGTTAAGCTAGATGAGCACAACAATATAACACACTGTAAGATGCATGATCTTGTGCATGATTTGGCTGAAGATATtttaaaatctaaactatttGATGGTGGAGATAATCTTTCTCAAGTTCGATACTTTGGATGGAACTCACCAAGAGATCAAATAGAGAAGATTAATGAGCCTGGACGTTTATGCACGTTGTTCTGGAAAAGCAGTGATATGTCTGAAGATATGCTATTGAGCTTTCAGTTCTTGAGAGTTTTAAATTTGTCCCAGTCAGGCATCAAGGAGTTGTCAGCCTCAATCGGCAAGCTAATATACTTGAGATATCTTGATCTCTCTAGGACTAGTATCGACGCCTTACCCAACTCCATTTGCAAGCTCTACAATTTGCAAACACTTAGAGTCAATTACTGCAATGGCCTCAAGGGGTTTCCAGATGAGATGGAACACATGATAAGTTTGCGACACATATATTACGACTCTCATTGTCAGATACTTAACATGGGGAAATTGACTTGTCTTCAAACGCTACAGCATTTCAACGTGGGTGTAGAGAAAGGTCGTCGAATAGAAGAATTAGGTCATTTGAAAAACCTTAGAGATAAATTGACGATCAAGGGTCTGCAATTGGTCCGTAATAAAGAAGAAGCTGGAAGAGCATACCTACAGAAGAAACCAAATATCTACAAGTTGGCATATTTATGGTCTCATCGTGAACCAGAAGGATGTGAAAACAATGATGAGTATGTTTTGGATGGTCTTCAACCGCATCCTAACTTGAAAACCTTTGAAGTGAGGAGCTATTTGGGAAGTAGATTTCCTTCATGGTTCAATGAAGAATTTCTACCAAATTTGGTCAAGTTGAAATTAAGTGATTGCAAAAAGTGCAAAGAAATTCCATCGCTTGGCCAACTTAAATTCCTTCGGCATCTCGAGCTGGCAGAGTTCGATCAGCTGGAATGCATTGGGCCTACATTTTATGGTGTTGAGGTTAACAATAATGGATCGAGCAGCAATAACGCCAATATCCAAGTGTTCCCGTTACTCAAAGAACTGGTATTGTATTAtatgcatagcctcattgagtggAAGGGAGTGGAATTGATGCCAACAAGAGATGGTGGTAGAGACGGAGTTAGAGTAAGAATGTTTCCTGCGCTTGAGAAGTTGAGCATTAGCAACTGTCAGCGGTTAAAAAGTACTCCAAATCAATTTGAAATCCTACGTGAATTAAGCATTCACGGAGTTGACAGTGAAATGCCATTGTTGAACTTGTGCAGCAACTTGACATCTCTCGTAAAGCTTGCTGTCGGTGATGTGAAAGAGCTCACTTGTCTTCCAGATGAGATGTTACACAACAACAGTTTTTCTCTTCAGCATCTATCTGTCTCAAGTTGCGAAAAGTTTCGTGAATTGCCACAAAGTTTGTACAATCTCCATTCTCTTAAGAGCTTAGAGATTGGTGAGTGCACCAATTTCAGCTCCGTTCCTGTTCCCAGTGGAGAGAATCATTTGACTTCCCTCCAAAGTCTTATATTTTACAGTTGTGATAGATTGACCAGTTTACCAAGTGGAATGCTAGAGCATTGTCGGTCTCTGGAATTTTTGCGGGTCAACGACTGTGGCGACTTAGTTTCCTTGCCTTTGCGGGAAATGCCTTTACtttcatattttaatatattagAATGTCCCAAATTGAATAGTGTATCCGCAGGGGGGCTTCACCATCTCACTAGGTTAAGGAAATTGGTAATTGGTCCTTGCTCAGATTTCGAGGCATTCCAATTGATGTTTAACGGCATTCAGCGCCTATCGTCCCTTCGTACATTGACAGTGTACGGACGTGTGAACTGGGTTTCTCTGCCCTATCAGCTTATGCAACTCTCTGCCCTAACAAGGATggtaatatttaattttggaatCGAGTCCCTTCCTCAGAACCTTGACAACCTTACTTCTCTTGAAAGTTTAGCGTTTCACAGCTGCGAACGGCTACAACATGTCGACTTCTCAGGTGTCATGCCCAAATTACGGGGACTGGAGATCATTAATTGTCCATTGTTAGAAGCTCTGTCGGGTCGGCTCGTCAACCTTGTTTCTTTGGAAGCGTTATATTTATCAGACTGCAAAAAACTACAGCATCTGCCATCCGGAGATGATATGCAACGCCTCACCAAATTACGGCGCCTGGAAATTTATGCATGCCCACAATTACAAGAAAGTTGCACCAATCGGAGTGGCCCAAACTCCCAGTGGTCCAAGATTTCCCATATTCCAGAAATTTACATGGGGTAA
- the LOC107801423 gene encoding GDSL esterase/lipase At5g03980-like → MAASVCISHHLVVLVLLFSCLVVVSSFSLAKEAVCPFNSIYSFGDSSSSAADHVAATLSLPSPQPYTQRGTEFFESGLSFATPGATIMKPFFFLKNGIPPPPQSHDLSQISTFMKFFYEDCFSFHDCGRNNKVIPKALIFMDQPGINDYKHAFLHGKSISEASHLAPEVVETIKNSIERLINEAGAKTLMISGILPMGCFPSFRTLFPEGDSIGKNRCHRGLNMFSKLHNDHLWQAILELRLKYPDVHIIYADYYKAFIAVLKNHAFLGFKTNNLMKACCGSGNAPFNFDVQKKCGEEGVAVCSDRASYLHWDGFRLTPEALENLMDTLFSKKGFVFPELKVGEETSAAVTRRHFRIHARVGDISSVIRHLLFV, encoded by the coding sequence ATGGCGGCCTCCGTTTGCATCAGCCATCATTTGGTTGTCTTGGTATTACTCTTTTCCTGTCTGGTTGTTGTTTCGTCTTTTTCTCTTGCGAAAGAAGCCGTTTGTCCCTTTAATTCCATATACAGTTTCGGAGATTCTTCTTCATCAGCAGCTGATCATGTTGCTGCAACACTCAGTTTGCCTTCTCCACAACCATACACCCAACGAGGTACCGAGTTCTTCGAGTCTGGTCTCAGTTTTGCGACGCCCGGAGCAACCATCATGAAACCCTTTTTCTTCCTCAAGAATGGCATCCCACCGCCTCCACAGTCACATGACCTTTCTCAGATTTCTACCTTCATGAAGTTCTTCTATGAAGATTGCTTCTCTTTTCATGACTGCGGCAGAAACAATAAGGTTATTCCGAAGGCGCTCATCTTTATGGATCAACCCGGCATCAACGACTACAAGCATGCCTTCTTACATGGAAAATCTATTTCAGAGGCGTCCCATCTCGCGCCTGAAGTGGTGGAGACAATTAAGAATTCAATAGAaagactcatcaatgaagctgGAGCCAAAACTCTCATGATTTCTGGAATTCTACCCATGGGCTGCTTTCCTAGTTTTAGGACTCTGTTTCCCGAGGGCGATTCAATTGGAAAAAACAGATGCCACAGGGGACTTAATATGTTTTCAAAGCTTCACAATGATCACCTATGGCAAGCAATTCTGGAGCTGCGTTTGAAATATCCTGATGTTCACATCATATATGCAGATTACTACAAAGCATTCATCGCTGTTCTTAAAAACCACGCGTTTCTGGGATTCAAGACGAATaatttgatgaaggcatgttgtGGCAGTGGCAACGCTCCATTCAACTTTGACGTGCAGAAGAAGTGCGGAGAGGAAGGGGTAGCTGTATGTTCTGATAGGGCTTCGTATTTACATTGGGATGGATTTCGATTGACACCTGAGGCTTTGGAGAACCTGATGGATACGTTGTTCAGCAAGAAAGGATTCGTATTCCCAGAATTGAAGGTTGGAGAAGAAACATCAGCAGCAGTAACAAGGCGTCATTTCAGGATTCATGCACGAGTTGGAGACATATCTTCTGTTATTAGGCATTTACTCTTCGTCTAA
- the LOC142178287 gene encoding uncharacterized protein LOC142178287: MVTGILSVCSFDALALIDPGSTHSYVSSYFALRFSRQPELLNDPFLVATPVGESLLAEYVYCACQIRVEGRDTLADLIGLIATVNDTRKETISIENVPVVREFFDVFPEELPGLPPVREIDFGIDLPPDTQPISIPPYRIAPAELKDLKQQLHDLLDKGFIRPSISPWGAPVLVFKPFLERFIIVFIDDILVYSRSQGEHENHLRIVLQTLREHRLYAKFSKYEFWLDSVAFLGHVISKDGIMVDPKKTEVMQKWPRPTSPIEIRFLQNSSTADQANTEKCKFQWTEECEQSFQKLKTCLTTAPILALPSGSGGFTVFCDASRKIYGEFSYIAPAKRLLTKDIQRVEDIGIRFSVGNSEALLACAQVKSSLVERIKATQYEDERLCKYRDEALAGKSKDMIVESDGVLRMGDMLCVADIDGLRHAILEEAHNSIYTIHPGSTKMYHDLKQFYRWEGQG; this comes from the exons ATGGTTACAGGTATTCTTTCTGTCTGTTCATTTGATGCacttgcgttgattgatccgggatctactcacTCCTATGTGTCCTCGTACTTTGCTTTGAGGTTTAGTAGACAACCTGAGCTATTGAATGACCCTTTTCTAGTTGCTACTCCTGTTGGAGAGTCTCTATTAGCTGAATACGTGTATTGTGCTTGTCAGATTCGGGTTGAGGGTAGAGATACTCTAGCTGACcttatt GGTCTCATAGCTACTGTAAATgacacaagaaaggaaacaattaGTATAGAAAATGTACCAGTAGTAAGAGAATTTTTTGATGTATTTCCTGAGGAATTACCAGGATTGCCTCCAGTACGAGAaatagattttggtattgatttgccaCCTGACACACAACCCATATCAATACCGCCATATCGGAttgcaccagcagagttgaaggatcTAAAACAACAACTGCATGATTtgttagataagggttttatcAGACCGAGTATATCtccatggggtgcaccagtact ggTATTCAAGCCGTTTTTGGAAAGATTTataatagtatttattgatgatatcctggtatatTCTCGTAGCCAAGGAGAACACGAGAATCATCTTAGGATTGTGTTGCAGACATTGCGAGAACATcgactttatgctaagttctcaaagtatgaattttggctagactcagtagCATTTCTGGGGCATGTTATATCCAAAGATGGAAttatggtagatcctaagaagacagAAGTTATGCAGAAATGGCCCAGACCTACTTCTCctatagagattc GATTTCTCCAGAATAGCAGCACCGCTGACCAAGCTAACACAGAAAAATGcaagtttcagtggacggaggaatgTGAACagagctttcaaaaactcaaaacatgtTTGACAACTGCACCAATATTAGCCTTACCATCAGGTTCTGGAGGATTTACAGTATTCTGTGACGCCTCGAGG AAAATCTATGGGGAGTTTAGTTATATAGCTCCTGCAAAGAGACTTTTGACCAAAGATATTCAGAGAGTAGAAGATATAGGTATCAGATTTAGTGTCGGAAATTCAGAGGCATTGTTGGCTTGTGCTCAAGTTAAGTCTTCATTAGTTGAGCGCATTAAGGCCACCCAATATGAGGATGAGCGATTATGCAAATACAGAGATGAGGCCTTAGCTGGTAAAAGCAAGGATATGATTGTTGAAAGTGATGGTGTGCTTCGAATGGGTGACATGCTATGTGTAGCAGACATAGATGGGTTGAGACATGctattcttgaagaagcccatAACTCTATATACACTATACATCCTGGAtccacaaaaatgtatcatgacctaAAGCAATTCTATAGGTGGGAAg gtcaaggctGA